TACTCGAGATGTGAGGGCCCTCAAACAGTGGCTCCTCGACAACGAATGCCCGGTCGTTGCCATAGAGAGCACCGGAGTCTACTGGCGGCCGGTGTTCAATGTTTTGGAAGGCTCTATTCAGGTGATCTTGGTCAATGCCCGTCACACCAAGCATCTGCCCGGTCGAAAGACCGACATGTCCGACAGCAAATGGCTTGCCGGCCTTCTGAGACATGGTTTGGTACGGGGAAGCTTCATCCCCGAGGAACAGATACGACAGTGGCGCGACTGGTGTCGCCAACGCAAAACCCACGTAGATACGGTAGGTGACTATAAGAGGCGCGTTCACAAGATGCTGGAGATGGCAAACATTAAGATCGGCTCGGTGATAAGCGACATCTTCGGAGCCACCGGTCGAAATCTCATCCAGCTGCTCATGGGTGAGAAGCCCATTACCCTGTCCGACGTGGAGGAGTGCTTGCGAGGCAGCCTGGCTCGGAAAAAAGACCGAAAGCAAAAAACCTGGGAACTCTACGATGCTATTCAAGGGTTCTTCGGAGATCACCAGCGCGAAATCTTGAAACCTTTGCTCAGAATCATTGGTCTTCTCGAAAACGAAATTGCTCTGATTGAGGCCCGCCTGCAGCAA
The Desulfomonile tiedjei genome window above contains:
- a CDS encoding IS110 family transposase — its product is MARKEDSKIVQVLHPICCGLDVHKDSVTACLIVQTPSGERIEQREFCTFTRDVRALKQWLLDNECPVVAIESTGVYWRPVFNVLEGSIQVILVNARHTKHLPGRKTDMSDSKWLAGLLRHGLVRGSFIPEEQIRQWRDWCRQRKTHVDTVGDYKRRVHKMLEMANIKIGSVISDIFGATGRNLIQLLMGEKPITLSDVEECLRGSLARKKDRKQKTWELYDAIQGFFGDHQREILKPLLRIIGLLENEIALIEARLQQLLAPHQDLIERMVAVPGISSVSAWAIIAEVSPTLVAFNTVQAFSSWCGVVPGNNESAGKRKSGRSPIKGKMIKTVLIEVAWAAIKCKHSYYGDKYFRLKARLGSAKKAIVAIA